Within Winogradskyella helgolandensis, the genomic segment TGTGTTGTAATGTTTAATCCAACTCCGCCAGAAGCTCCATAAAGTGTATTATAACCAGCTTGTGCCCAAATCCCTTTAGGTACAGTTACCATTGCGACTGCAGATATAATGGTTTCCTCTTTTTGAAATTCAGATCGTAATAATCCAGTAAATTTACTTTCGTCAAAAAAGCCTCTGCTATCCATGTAGCCTGTGTACATTAGGTGAGCCTGAATACTTTGTTGTGGATTATCTTCAATAAGTGCTGAAGATTCAAAATTATATAAAGCCAAGTTATTTATGGATAATCCAAAATCTAAAAACTCAGTTCCATAATTTATTCCCGGATTAATGGTTAACAAAAAGTTTTCTGGGACATTTTGTAACGAAGGATCATCAAAATTAGTTACTACGTTTGCCGTGTTAACTCCACTTTTATAAGCTCCGATATTTAGTCCAAATGTTAGATTACTATCGTAGCCTAATTGTGCATTATAAGCAAAATTCAAAATACCACCAAAGGTGGTTAGTACTCCATAGTTTTGTTGAAAAAGGCCTAGTCCAGCTCCAATATTTTCACCAAATCGCCCAGAATAACTTGCTAAATAGGTGAGTGGTGCGTTTTCAAATTGTACCCATTCTCTTTTGTTATAGATACTGATGTATTTAGTTTGTTCCCTCACAAAACTAAATGTTGGGTTTATGGTATACCGATTAAAGGTTAAAGAATTTCGTGTTGGTATGGCAAGCGAAACCACTCCGTCATCTTCTTGAGCGTAGAATGTCTGTACAGAACAGAAACATAATATAAGAAGTAAGAAATGTGCTTTCATGTTATTTCACTACGGTTATTGAACCTTTTTTTGTTTTATTATCAGATGTTGTAATGATGTAATAATAGACTTGGTTAATGCTTGTTAATTTTAAATCGTTTTCTGGCCAATTGTTTAAGTAATCTTTGGTTTGTAGAACTACTTTTCCTTGGCTGTTCATTATAATTACTTCGGTATCTGTACCACTAACATATTGCGTTGGTATAATCCAGGTATCGTTAATTTGATCTCCATTTGGACTGATCAGATTTGGAATATTTATAACTTCAGGAAAAAGATCTAATTCTTCTTCAATTGAAAACAAATATTCAACAGATGTTGTACAACCCGTAGTTTGCGTAATGCTTACTACATAATCACCAAATTCAGTAGCTTCAAATGAAGCTTCCGTTGCGCTTGCGATAATATTACCATTTAAGTACCATGTGAATTCTGGATTTATTGCCGTTGAGGTTACTGTAACCAGTAATGAATCCTCTGCTGACATTTCATTAAATTCAGGGATATTAATAGAGCTATCAAATAATTCACTTATTAAATCTATAGATCCAGAAGCAGAACAGTCACCTAAATCTACTTGCACTGAAAACGTACCAGATTCATTTGTTTGATACATTTGGGTTGTAGCACCTTCTATTATATTACCATCTTTATACCATTGGTATGAAACACCACTAATTGTGCTTAATGAGGTAAGACCTTGTTCTGGACAATACGGATTCCCTAAGCTTGAAACAATAGTAGCATTGGCTTCTCCTGATACGGCTTCACTTATGGTAACTCTATTAGAAAAGGAATCTGAAGTACACGTTCCATAGTTTGTTCTCACAAAATAGGTGCCTTCTGTATCTACTGTTAAGGTTGGACCATCGGCAACAAAAGCAAATGTTGTTGGGCTAGTTTCCTTGTACCATTTAAATGTAAGGCTAGGGTATTGAAGGGGAGAATCGTTATTTCCATTTCCTGGATTATCAATAGATAATAAATAGCTACCTCCAGAACAATAGGCTCCTGTTGATACTAAGTTATTAATGGTAAATGGTGAATCTTGAATTTTAAAATAAGCCGCAAATGGAACTGATCTAGAACTTGTGGCCGCAGGCGCACTACTCTTAATTCTAATACGGTAATTTTCGCCGGCTGTTGTTTCTGGAATAGAAAAAGCTATTGTTGCTGGTGAAACAGTAACAGATCCTGCAGCTGTAGTATGTACAATTGTAGGGTCTGTAAATTCACCATCAGCATCAGACATTTCAATAGTAAATTGATTTGATGCGTTTAATGCAGATTCTGGTGAAAAAATAAATGTAGTATTATAGGTATTAAAAGAATCACTTGCACAAGCTTGACTAAAGCCTAAATTTGGCGTACCAATGACTACTTGTGCATTAGCTCGTTGTGACATAATAACGAGACATAAGCAAATTCCATATAAGAATTGTTTTAGGTAAGTAGGTTTAAGCA encodes:
- a CDS encoding T9SS type B sorting domain-containing protein codes for the protein MSQRANAQVVIGTPNLGFSQACASDSFNTYNTTFIFSPESALNASNQFTIEMSDADGEFTDPTIVHTTAAGSVTVSPATIAFSIPETTAGENYRIRIKSSAPAATSSRSVPFAAYFKIQDSPFTINNLVSTGAYCSGGSYLLSIDNPGNGNNDSPLQYPSLTFKWYKETSPTTFAFVADGPTLTVDTEGTYFVRTNYGTCTSDSFSNRVTISEAVSGEANATIVSSLGNPYCPEQGLTSLSTISGVSYQWYKDGNIIEGATTQMYQTNESGTFSVQVDLGDCSASGSIDLISELFDSSINIPEFNEMSAEDSLLVTVTSTAINPEFTWYLNGNIIASATEASFEATEFGDYVVSITQTTGCTTSVEYLFSIEEELDLFPEVINIPNLISPNGDQINDTWIIPTQYVSGTDTEVIIMNSQGKVVLQTKDYLNNWPENDLKLTSINQVYYYIITTSDNKTKKGSITVVK